Proteins from one Natrinema salinisoli genomic window:
- a CDS encoding CTP-dependent riboflavin kinase, with product MSVIAESAVGHDELAVLKLLALEGGLEGDVKISCSHLADRLDASNQTASRRLQRLEGADLLERDTVSDGQWVAITETGERTLHAEYEDYRRIFETDSQIELEGTITSGMGEGRHYISLSGYKRQFEERLGYEPFPGTLNVDLREDSVRRRSAMASLEPVPIDGWESDERTYGPAVCYPATIETTDGDVYEDAYTIAPERTHHDDDQLEVIAPDKLREELALEDGDHVTVSVGDRE from the coding sequence ATGTCTGTAATAGCCGAGTCCGCCGTCGGGCACGACGAACTCGCCGTGCTCAAACTCCTCGCACTCGAGGGCGGGCTCGAGGGCGACGTCAAAATCTCCTGTTCTCACCTCGCGGACCGCCTCGACGCGTCGAACCAGACCGCTTCGCGCCGGCTCCAGCGCCTCGAGGGTGCCGATTTACTCGAGCGCGACACGGTCAGCGACGGCCAATGGGTCGCGATCACCGAAACGGGCGAGCGGACCCTTCACGCCGAGTACGAGGACTACCGTCGCATCTTCGAGACGGACTCCCAGATCGAACTCGAGGGGACCATCACCAGCGGCATGGGCGAGGGTCGCCACTACATCTCGCTGTCGGGATACAAACGCCAGTTCGAGGAGCGACTCGGCTACGAGCCCTTCCCCGGCACGCTCAACGTCGATCTCCGCGAGGACAGCGTCCGCCGGCGCAGCGCCATGGCCTCGCTCGAGCCGGTCCCCATCGACGGCTGGGAGTCCGACGAGCGGACCTACGGCCCCGCGGTTTGTTACCCCGCGACAATCGAGACGACCGATGGAGACGTCTACGAGGACGCCTACACCATCGCCCCCGAACGCACCCACCACGACGACGACCAGCTCGAGGTCATCGCCCCCGACAAGCTCCGCGAGGAACTCGCCCTCGAGGACGGCGATCACGTCACCGTCTCGGTGGGTGATCGCGAATGA
- the ribB gene encoding 3,4-dihydroxy-2-butanone-4-phosphate synthase: MTGHHAGPQSNADGTTTGSNSNATAAANSFERALESLRAGEPILVHDAADREGETDLIYHADAVTPEAVARLRNDAGGLVCVALGHEIAEAFDLPFYSDAIDHPATDDHELGYDERSSFSLTVNHRDTYTGITDDDRSRTVRALGAAAGTPEETDFAAEFRVPGHVHLLKGAPDLLAQREGHTELGLALANAADLSPAVVVCEMLDDETGAALSPTDARAYADRHGFAYLEGSEVLERCR, from the coding sequence ATGACGGGCCACCACGCCGGGCCGCAGTCAAACGCGGACGGCACGACGACGGGATCGAACTCGAACGCCACAGCCGCCGCGAATTCGTTCGAGCGCGCCCTCGAGTCGCTTCGCGCGGGCGAACCGATCCTCGTCCACGACGCGGCCGACCGCGAGGGCGAGACTGACCTGATCTACCACGCCGACGCCGTGACGCCCGAGGCCGTCGCCCGCCTGCGCAACGACGCCGGCGGACTGGTCTGCGTCGCGCTCGGCCACGAGATCGCGGAGGCGTTCGACCTCCCCTTCTACTCGGACGCGATCGATCACCCCGCGACGGACGACCACGAACTGGGCTACGACGAGCGGTCGTCGTTCTCGCTGACGGTCAACCACCGAGACACCTACACCGGGATCACCGACGACGACCGCTCGAGGACGGTTCGGGCGCTCGGCGCTGCCGCTGGGACGCCCGAAGAAACCGACTTCGCCGCGGAGTTCCGCGTTCCCGGCCACGTCCACCTGCTGAAAGGCGCACCCGACCTGCTCGCCCAGCGTGAAGGCCACACCGAACTCGGCCTCGCCCTCGCCAACGCGGCCGACCTCTCGCCGGCCGTCGTCGTCTGCGAGATGCTCGACGACGAAACCGGCGCGGCGCTCTCCCCGACGGACGCTCGTGCCTACGCCGACCGCCACGGGTTCGCCTATCTCGAGGGGAGCGAGGTCCTCGAGCGCTGTCGATAA
- a CDS encoding branched-chain amino acid transaminase, translated as MGFDEMDVDTIWMDGEFVDWDDAEIHVLTHGLHYGSGVFEGARCYDTENGPALFRWEEHLDRLYQSAKPYEMDIDFTKAELTEATKELIKRQELPSCYVRPIAYYGYNSLGVSPKDCPTRTAIAVWPWGAYLGEDALENGIDVMISSWRKHASSQIPTNAKTTGLYVNSMLAGEEARRNGYAEAIVLNKEGNVAEGPGENIFLVRDDEIFTPGLSESILDGITRDSVIQIAEELGYTVHDDVSISRGELNTADELFFTGSAAEVTPIRKVDNVVIGDGSRGPVTEEIQQQFFDIVEQAPAEYDEWFEYVDV; from the coding sequence ATGGGATTCGACGAGATGGACGTCGACACGATCTGGATGGACGGCGAGTTCGTCGACTGGGACGACGCGGAAATCCACGTTCTCACGCACGGCCTCCACTACGGGTCGGGCGTCTTCGAGGGCGCGCGCTGTTACGATACCGAAAACGGGCCGGCGCTCTTCCGCTGGGAAGAACACCTCGATCGGCTCTATCAGTCCGCAAAGCCCTACGAGATGGACATCGACTTCACGAAGGCGGAGCTCACCGAGGCGACGAAAGAGCTCATCAAGCGCCAGGAACTTCCCTCCTGTTACGTCCGACCGATCGCCTACTACGGCTACAACTCGCTCGGCGTCAGCCCGAAGGACTGTCCCACGCGCACCGCCATCGCGGTCTGGCCGTGGGGCGCCTACCTCGGCGAGGACGCCCTCGAGAACGGGATCGACGTGATGATCTCCTCGTGGCGGAAACACGCCTCGAGCCAGATTCCGACGAACGCCAAGACGACCGGCCTCTACGTCAACAGCATGCTCGCGGGTGAGGAAGCCCGCCGGAACGGCTACGCGGAAGCGATCGTCCTCAACAAGGAGGGCAACGTCGCCGAAGGCCCCGGCGAGAACATCTTCCTCGTGCGCGACGACGAGATATTCACGCCCGGGCTCTCGGAGTCGATCCTCGACGGCATCACCCGCGATTCCGTCATTCAGATCGCGGAGGAACTGGGCTACACCGTCCACGACGACGTCTCCATCTCGCGGGGCGAACTCAACACCGCCGACGAGCTGTTCTTCACCGGCTCTGCGGCCGAAGTCACCCCGATCCGAAAAGTCGACAACGTCGTCATCGGCGACGGCTCCCGCGGCCCCGTCACCGAAGAGATCCAGCAGCAGTTCTTCGACATCGTCGAACAGGCCCCCGCGGAGTACGACGAGTGGTTCGAATACGTCGACGTCTGA
- a CDS encoding DUF502 domain-containing protein: protein MASWKRDFASGLIVLVPILITLYAVYWLYGLVAGLTPGLILDESTLEPLFPGAGQQTRQQLAQFFRVIVALTVFIVLTFSVGYLMRTTVGGLVERLVDNVANRVPVIRVVYNASKMAAETAFGEQESLQKPVKIETWDGLRMTAFKTGKVADDGREVLFLPTSPNITTGYVIEVESERITELDEDVEDALTRVLSAGFGDANHRGMDAGVSIDVIDEATTDGTDRTDQQKRADDD from the coding sequence ATGGCTTCGTGGAAGCGGGATTTCGCGAGCGGGCTGATCGTCCTGGTCCCGATTCTCATCACGCTCTATGCCGTCTACTGGCTCTACGGACTCGTCGCCGGACTGACACCCGGCCTGATTCTCGACGAGTCGACGCTCGAGCCGCTCTTCCCGGGTGCGGGTCAGCAGACGCGCCAACAACTCGCCCAGTTCTTCCGGGTCATCGTCGCGCTCACCGTTTTTATCGTCCTCACGTTCTCGGTCGGCTATCTCATGCGGACGACCGTCGGCGGCCTGGTCGAACGGCTCGTCGACAACGTCGCCAACCGGGTGCCGGTGATCCGCGTCGTCTACAACGCCTCGAAGATGGCCGCCGAGACGGCCTTCGGGGAGCAGGAATCGCTGCAGAAACCGGTCAAAATCGAGACCTGGGACGGGTTGCGAATGACGGCGTTCAAAACGGGAAAGGTGGCCGACGACGGCCGCGAGGTGCTCTTCTTGCCGACGTCGCCGAACATTACGACCGGCTACGTTATCGAGGTCGAGTCCGAGCGGATCACCGAACTCGACGAGGACGTCGAAGACGCCCTGACGCGCGTGCTGAGTGCCGGATTCGGCGACGCAAATCACCGCGGCATGGACGCCGGCGTCTCGATCGACGTGATCGACGAGGCCACGACCGACGGTACCGATCGGACCGACCAGCAGAAGCGAGCTGACGACGACTAG
- a CDS encoding MFS transporter — MSLEQAESDEAADPLDPVRQFVALERDVLVLSAAMFAFSLGFQMTNRYMAEYLSALGASAVVIGLFGSFGNVISAVYPYPGGAISDRIGSRYALTAFGLCSTVGFGIWLVAPAFRDVAVGPISLAVVAVFVGLILAQAWKSFGLGATFAIVKQAVPPSQLAAGFASTETFRRTAFLVGPLLAAALFYPFGSSDGAIVTAFQLILLVAIAFGVLGTIVQHVLYRADEDSVGKEFEGITQLFAELRAMPAELRPLLVGDTLVRFANGMVYVFFVIVVTRFLEVGLTLSVPGIGTVSLSPQSYFGILLGIEMLVALVTMIPAARVAERIGLKPIVALGFAVYAVFPVLLINAPEDAAVLAGLFAFSGLRFAGLPAHKALIVGPAELGAGGRVTGAYYLLRNVIVIPSAALGGLLWGGFSNPVTGTELFAGDPTAAFTVATVIGLVGTAYFLLFGTEFEAYQ; from the coding sequence ATGAGCCTCGAGCAGGCTGAATCGGACGAGGCGGCCGATCCGCTCGACCCGGTGCGGCAGTTCGTGGCGCTCGAGCGCGACGTGCTCGTCCTGTCGGCGGCGATGTTCGCCTTCAGTCTCGGGTTCCAGATGACCAACCGATACATGGCGGAGTATCTGTCGGCTCTGGGCGCGTCGGCGGTTGTCATCGGCCTGTTCGGCTCGTTCGGGAACGTCATCAGCGCAGTCTACCCCTATCCCGGCGGGGCGATCTCGGACCGGATCGGCTCGCGGTACGCGCTGACCGCGTTCGGTCTCTGTTCGACGGTCGGCTTCGGGATCTGGCTGGTTGCCCCCGCGTTCAGGGACGTCGCGGTCGGCCCGATCTCGCTGGCCGTCGTCGCGGTCTTCGTCGGCCTGATTCTCGCACAGGCCTGGAAGTCGTTCGGACTCGGGGCCACCTTCGCCATCGTCAAGCAAGCGGTGCCGCCCTCGCAACTGGCCGCCGGCTTCGCGAGCACCGAGACGTTCCGCCGGACGGCGTTTCTCGTCGGCCCGCTGCTCGCCGCCGCGCTCTTCTACCCGTTCGGCTCGAGCGACGGCGCGATCGTCACCGCGTTTCAGCTGATCTTGCTCGTCGCGATCGCCTTCGGCGTCCTCGGAACGATCGTCCAGCACGTTCTCTACAGGGCGGACGAGGACAGCGTCGGAAAGGAGTTCGAAGGCATCACGCAGCTGTTCGCCGAGCTCCGGGCGATGCCCGCGGAACTCCGGCCGCTGCTGGTCGGCGACACGCTCGTTCGGTTCGCCAACGGCATGGTCTACGTCTTTTTCGTCATCGTCGTCACCCGGTTTCTCGAGGTTGGGCTCACCCTTTCGGTTCCAGGAATCGGTACCGTCTCCCTCTCCCCGCAGTCGTACTTCGGGATCCTGCTGGGGATCGAAATGCTGGTTGCGCTGGTGACGATGATTCCAGCTGCCAGAGTCGCCGAACGGATCGGTCTCAAGCCGATCGTCGCACTGGGCTTTGCAGTCTATGCGGTCTTTCCGGTTCTGTTGATCAACGCACCCGAGGATGCCGCCGTCCTCGCGGGTCTCTTTGCATTTTCGGGGCTGCGGTTCGCGGGATTGCCCGCGCACAAAGCGCTGATCGTCGGCCCCGCCGAGCTGGGTGCCGGTGGCCGGGTGACGGGGGCGTACTACCTCCTGCGGAACGTGATCGTCATCCCGAGCGCCGCGCTCGGCGGGCTCCTGTGGGGTGGCTTTTCGAACCCGGTGACCGGTACCGAACTGTTCGCCGGCGATCCGACCGCGGCGTTCACCGTTGCGACCGTCATCGGCCTGGTCGGGACGGCCTACTTCCTGCTGTTCGGGACGGAGTTCGAGGCCTATCAGTAG
- a CDS encoding stage II sporulation protein M: protein MSLSDYVSAVVAVLRRRPADILPMYVLGAAITAIVRVVPFVAIAIAYVLLATSGRLDSIRAQLAELDPPPTDPNADPEAYDRFLSDVEPIFDQILTTEIVALLGVTAVVSVLLFAVLSAAVAAGQLAACYSRLRNNRGLVAGLEGARRYWLRFLGLFVLELVIWSGTLLLVVSGAALFAGSISFAPVTAVLTLPVALLGALVLFVLLVIVRAVFAFAPAAIVVDDAGVFGAVRNAAGLLRSQPVEALFYYIAAFVGVGAVAGITGLLSLVDVVTIGSLLSILVVLPALDLLKTAVYCGYRDRLAPPEPPALSLRDQFRAGLRRGWTEMSAFVRSNLGLHALAVGFLLLGFWIGWVATGPLVGAVDASIASRLEGWLPPAMALELFGNNWLVALLTAYAGIALVLPAIVSLLFNGVFLGATARLEVDPVELVAFVVPHGIIEIPAILIASALGISVGVTAWRTWDGRARRTDLADALERAFWVLVGVGMLLAIAALIEGFVSPYYYRLFL, encoded by the coding sequence ATGAGTCTGTCAGATTACGTCAGTGCCGTCGTCGCCGTCCTTCGTCGTCGGCCGGCTGACATCCTGCCGATGTACGTTCTCGGTGCTGCGATCACCGCGATCGTCCGCGTCGTTCCGTTCGTCGCGATTGCGATCGCCTACGTGCTTCTCGCGACGAGCGGCCGCCTGGACTCGATTCGAGCACAGCTCGCCGAACTAGACCCACCACCGACGGATCCGAACGCCGATCCCGAGGCGTACGACCGATTCCTGAGCGACGTCGAGCCGATTTTCGACCAGATACTGACGACGGAAATCGTCGCCCTCCTCGGCGTGACGGCCGTCGTGAGCGTCCTGCTCTTCGCAGTCCTGTCCGCCGCCGTCGCTGCGGGGCAGCTCGCAGCCTGTTACAGTCGGTTGCGAAACAACCGCGGGCTCGTGGCCGGTCTCGAGGGGGCCCGCCGCTATTGGCTCCGGTTTCTCGGCCTGTTCGTTCTCGAATTGGTGATCTGGAGCGGCACACTACTGCTGGTCGTTTCCGGTGCGGCACTGTTCGCCGGCTCGATCTCGTTTGCACCCGTAACGGCGGTATTGACGCTTCCGGTCGCCCTCCTGGGAGCGCTCGTCCTGTTCGTTCTGCTCGTCATCGTTCGAGCGGTGTTCGCGTTCGCACCGGCCGCAATCGTCGTCGACGATGCCGGCGTCTTCGGAGCGGTACGGAACGCCGCCGGACTCCTCCGCTCACAGCCGGTCGAAGCCCTCTTCTACTATATCGCCGCGTTCGTGGGGGTGGGTGCGGTGGCCGGCATAACCGGTCTGCTCTCGCTCGTCGATGTCGTTACCATCGGCTCACTGCTTTCGATACTGGTCGTGCTTCCCGCCCTGGATCTACTGAAGACGGCCGTCTACTGCGGCTACAGGGATCGACTGGCACCGCCGGAACCGCCGGCGCTGTCGCTTCGTGATCAGTTCCGGGCCGGCCTCCGGCGCGGCTGGACGGAGATGAGCGCGTTCGTCCGCTCGAATCTGGGGTTACACGCGCTCGCGGTCGGCTTCCTCCTCCTCGGATTCTGGATTGGATGGGTAGCCACCGGTCCCCTCGTCGGTGCCGTCGACGCGTCGATCGCGAGCCGACTCGAGGGCTGGCTCCCGCCGGCGATGGCCCTCGAACTGTTCGGCAACAACTGGCTGGTCGCACTCCTGACGGCGTACGCCGGGATCGCACTCGTCCTCCCGGCGATCGTCTCGTTGCTATTCAACGGCGTCTTCCTGGGTGCGACCGCCCGTCTCGAGGTCGATCCCGTCGAACTCGTCGCCTTCGTCGTTCCCCACGGTATCATCGAGATTCCGGCGATCCTGATCGCCAGCGCGCTCGGCATCTCCGTCGGCGTGACCGCCTGGCGGACGTGGGATGGCCGTGCCAGACGAACGGATCTCGCGGACGCGCTCGAGCGGGCCTTCTGGGTGCTCGTCGGGGTCGGCATGCTGCTCGCGATCGCGGCGCTCATCGAGGGGTTCGTCAGTCCGTACTACTACCGGCTGTTCCTGTGA
- a CDS encoding nuclear transport factor 2 family protein — MESEPNAADESGSDGVASVRRYYDALDEHDYDALEALLRPEFVQRRPDRTFENREAFVRFMAEDRPSPDTSHELESTVADGNRIAVRGRVVEGERTLFEFADFFELEGGKIRRLETYSR, encoded by the coding sequence ATGGAGTCAGAGCCGAACGCCGCCGACGAGTCGGGGAGCGACGGGGTCGCCTCCGTCCGCCGCTACTACGACGCGCTCGACGAGCACGACTACGACGCACTCGAGGCCCTCCTCCGCCCCGAGTTCGTCCAACGCCGGCCGGATCGAACGTTCGAGAACCGCGAGGCGTTCGTCCGATTCATGGCCGAGGACCGCCCGAGTCCCGATACCAGTCACGAACTGGAGTCGACGGTCGCCGACGGGAATCGGATCGCGGTTCGCGGGCGCGTCGTCGAAGGTGAGCGGACCCTCTTCGAATTCGCGGACTTCTTCGAACTCGAAGGCGGGAAAATTCGCCGCCTCGAGACGTATTCGCGGTGA
- a CDS encoding DUF367 family protein encodes MECHVYYEGDDDPEKCTARRLEKFDKATLYRSMGQVPYGVVLNPHAEQALSPADLEEGLGTLVALDCSWESAEEASFQMRGIHRALPFLVAANPINYGRPFRLTTVEALAGACCISDEWDRAEDLLEPFRWGETFLTLNEEPLRRYSECADSSDVVAVQEDYLADEEDE; translated from the coding sequence GTGGAGTGTCACGTCTACTACGAGGGCGACGACGACCCCGAGAAGTGTACCGCGCGTCGCCTCGAGAAGTTCGATAAGGCCACCCTCTACCGGTCGATGGGGCAGGTACCCTACGGGGTCGTTCTCAATCCGCACGCCGAGCAGGCGCTCTCCCCGGCCGACCTCGAGGAGGGGCTGGGAACGCTGGTCGCCCTCGATTGCTCGTGGGAATCCGCCGAGGAAGCGTCGTTCCAGATGCGCGGAATCCACCGGGCGCTGCCGTTTCTCGTCGCCGCGAACCCCATCAACTACGGCCGTCCATTCCGGCTGACAACCGTCGAAGCCCTCGCCGGCGCGTGCTGCATCTCCGACGAGTGGGACCGGGCCGAGGATCTCCTCGAACCGTTCCGCTGGGGCGAGACGTTTCTGACGCTCAACGAGGAGCCGCTGCGCCGGTACAGCGAGTGTGCGGACTCGAGCGACGTCGTCGCCGTCCAAGAGGATTACCTGGCCGACGAGGAAGACGAATAG
- a CDS encoding 50S ribosomal protein L40e — MAKFDAAEKRMLEKMICMRCNARNSKRSKRCRKCGYKNLRPKAKEPRAA, encoded by the coding sequence ATGGCCAAGTTCGACGCCGCTGAGAAACGGATGCTCGAGAAGATGATCTGCATGCGCTGTAACGCCCGCAACTCCAAGCGATCCAAGCGCTGCCGGAAGTGCGGCTACAAGAACCTTCGTCCCAAGGCGAAGGAACCCCGCGCCGCATAA